The proteins below come from a single Tissierella sp. MB52-C2 genomic window:
- the mazG gene encoding nucleoside triphosphate pyrophosphohydrolase has translation MGKIYIIGLGPGSIDALTLGAVDRINAGDKNFLRTENHPTVKYFENKNIPYKSYDFLYDKGEEFDEVYEKIALDLIEESKNHPQINYFVPGNPLVAEKTVEILINKDIDIEIISGMSFIEPMIELVGRDPINGLKIVDGAEFNSLMVDINSDTIITQVYNHRILSEIKLILSEIYGDEYKVYLIHSAGIKEDEKKYFIPIYELDRVEEIGPLTSIYVPEMAKIDKKVFDFNDLLGIIKILRSENGCPWDMEQTHESMRQCLIEEAYEVVDAIDKKDMDGLMEELGDLLLQIIFHGEIAFEEGEFNLYDITSTLAQKLIYRHPHVFVEKSVENSQEVVYNWNMLKYAKRDIHNFTDKLRNIPKLPALMTSFKIQEKAAEVGFDWEDIKGPLDKVMEEYKEVIEAMEQFGGGGEKTEEELGDLIFAVVNLSRFLNVNPEIALNRTINKFIKRFEFIEERLKEAGKNIEDANLDEMDSLWNAAKIHKIH, from the coding sequence ATGGGAAAGATATATATAATAGGATTAGGTCCTGGAAGTATTGATGCTCTTACATTAGGAGCTGTAGATAGAATAAACGCAGGAGATAAAAATTTCTTAAGGACTGAAAATCATCCTACTGTGAAATACTTTGAAAATAAGAATATACCCTATAAGTCTTATGACTTCTTATATGATAAGGGAGAAGAATTTGATGAAGTTTATGAAAAAATAGCTCTAGATTTAATAGAAGAATCTAAAAATCATCCTCAGATAAATTATTTTGTACCTGGAAACCCTTTAGTAGCTGAGAAAACTGTGGAGATTTTAATTAATAAGGATATAGATATAGAAATAATATCTGGTATGAGTTTTATAGAGCCTATGATAGAATTAGTGGGTAGAGACCCAATAAATGGGTTAAAAATCGTAGATGGTGCAGAATTTAATAGCTTAATGGTGGATATAAATTCAGATACTATAATTACTCAAGTATATAATCATAGGATATTATCTGAAATCAAACTTATATTATCTGAAATCTATGGTGATGAATACAAGGTGTATTTAATTCATAGTGCTGGAATAAAAGAAGATGAAAAAAAGTACTTTATACCTATTTATGAATTAGATAGAGTAGAAGAAATAGGACCATTAACTAGTATATATGTTCCAGAAATGGCAAAGATAGATAAGAAAGTATTTGACTTCAACGATTTATTAGGTATAATAAAAATATTGAGATCTGAAAATGGTTGCCCTTGGGATATGGAGCAGACCCATGAAAGTATGCGTCAATGTTTGATTGAAGAAGCCTATGAAGTAGTTGATGCCATTGATAAAAAGGATATGGATGGTCTTATGGAAGAATTAGGTGACTTATTACTTCAAATCATCTTTCATGGAGAAATTGCCTTTGAAGAAGGGGAGTTTAATCTATATGATATAACATCAACCCTTGCTCAGAAATTAATTTATAGACATCCTCATGTTTTTGTAGAAAAAAGTGTGGAAAATAGCCAAGAAGTAGTATATAATTGGAATATGCTAAAGTATGCCAAGAGAGACATTCATAACTTTACTGACAAACTTAGAAACATACCTAAACTACCGGCCTTAATGACCAGTTTTAAAATTCAAGAAAAGGCAGCAGAAGTTGGATTTGATTGGGAAGATATAAAAGGACCCTTAGATAAGGTAATGGAAGAGTATAAGGAAGTAATAGAAGCTATGGAACAATTCGGAGGTGGTGGCGAAAAAACAGAGGAAGAATTAGGAGACCTTATTTTTGCTGTAGTTAATCTTTCAAGATTTTTAAATGTAAATCCAGAAATAGCTTTAAATCGAACTATAAATAAGTTTATTAAAAGATTTGAATTTATAGAAGAAAGATTAAAAGAAGCAGGTAAAAATATTGAAGATGCAAATTTAGATGAAATGGATAGCTTATGGAATGCTGCAAAAATACATAAAATCCATTAA
- a CDS encoding HU family DNA-binding protein, whose product MNKAELVSSIAEKSNLTKKDAESALNAFMKTVEETLAGGDKVQLVGFGTFEVRERKAREGRNPRNPEEIIKIAASKAPVFKAGKALKEIVNK is encoded by the coding sequence ATGAACAAAGCTGAATTAGTATCAAGTATAGCAGAGAAAAGTAATTTAACTAAAAAGGATGCAGAAAGTGCACTAAATGCATTTATGAAGACAGTAGAAGAAACATTAGCAGGTGGAGATAAAGTTCAACTTGTTGGTTTCGGTACATTTGAAGTAAGAGAAAGAAAAGCTAGAGAAGGTAGAAATCCAAGAAACCCAGAAGAGATAATTAAAATAGCAGCATCTAAAGCTCCAGTATTCAAAGCTGGAAAGGCTTTAAAAGAAATAGTAAATAAATAA
- a CDS encoding RNA-binding S4 domain-containing protein produces MRIDKFLKNARIIKRRTIAKEACEQGKVSINGKIAKPGDEVKVGDRVQINFGNNPMNLEVLDISDNVRKDNALGLYKNIE; encoded by the coding sequence ATGAGAATTGATAAGTTTTTAAAGAACGCTAGAATAATAAAAAGACGAACTATTGCTAAGGAGGCCTGTGAGCAAGGTAAAGTGTCTATAAATGGTAAGATTGCTAAGCCAGGAGATGAAGTTAAGGTAGGAGATAGGGTTCAGATTAACTTCGGCAATAATCCTATGAATTTAGAAGTATTAGACATATCAGATAATGTAAGAAAAGACAATGCCTTAGGGCTATATAAGAATATAGAATAA
- the yabP gene encoding sporulation protein YabP → MTENKIKFKNQNIMIEDRERMTVTGVEQVESFNDNTIVLTTVKGGMIIKGEGLNISKLNLDDGGVKIDGRISGINYTDKDATTKNIMGKLFK, encoded by the coding sequence ATGACTGAAAATAAAATAAAATTTAAAAATCAAAATATAATGATCGAAGATAGGGAGAGAATGACAGTAACAGGCGTAGAACAGGTGGAGAGTTTTAATGACAATACAATAGTATTGACAACAGTAAAAGGTGGGATGATAATAAAGGGAGAGGGATTAAATATATCTAAGCTTAATCTAGATGATGGTGGTGTAAAAATAGATGGAAGAATCAGTGGAATAAATTATACTGATAAGGATGCAACGACAAAAAATATAATGGGCAAGCTATTTAAATAA
- the yabQ gene encoding spore cortex biosynthesis protein YabQ, with amino-acid sequence MDTSLILEIHIFLTVIYGGLIVGFTYDLYRTVRYFFKPNKIITYLGDLLFWTAIAYIFFYTIIKTNLGEIRGYILFGFFIGIIIYYKLFSKYIYSLCIKLGEILSTFINGILSLTLSPLKFLKKKSSPIFKKIRKVPSEIIQQTKKYKKIISSKK; translated from the coding sequence ATGGATACTTCATTAATATTAGAAATACATATTTTTCTTACAGTTATTTATGGTGGCTTAATAGTAGGGTTTACTTACGATTTATATAGAACCGTGAGATATTTTTTTAAGCCAAATAAGATTATTACTTATTTAGGGGATTTATTATTTTGGACAGCTATAGCTTACATATTTTTTTATACAATTATAAAGACTAACTTAGGGGAAATAAGGGGATATATTTTATTTGGATTTTTTATAGGAATAATCATATATTATAAATTATTTAGCAAATATATTTATAGTCTGTGTATTAAGTTAGGTGAGATTTTGAGTACTTTTATTAATGGTATTCTTTCATTGACTTTATCCCCTCTTAAATTTTTAAAGAAGAAATCATCACCAATCTTTAAAAAGATAAGAAAAGTTCCATCAGAAATCATTCAGCAAACAAAGAAATATAAAAAAATAATTTCTTCAAAAAAATAG
- a CDS encoding septum formation initiator family protein, producing MQKKKKKKKISLINLIVYSLFIYVGLIFWNQRDLMKNLEAKQIEVQKEVQTLEKEIDILNKEIEDSDSLQFVEKVARDDLGMVKPREIIYIDQNRKKNPFLNPIKKRTN from the coding sequence ATGCAAAAGAAGAAAAAGAAAAAGAAAATAAGTTTAATAAATCTTATAGTTTATTCTCTATTTATATATGTAGGACTTATATTTTGGAATCAAAGAGACTTAATGAAGAATTTAGAAGCTAAACAAATTGAAGTTCAAAAAGAAGTACAAACCCTAGAGAAGGAAATAGATATCCTGAACAAAGAAATAGAGGATAGTGACTCCTTACAGTTTGTAGAAAAAGTTGCAAGGGATGATTTGGGTATGGTAAAGCCGAGGGAAATCATATATATAGATCAGAATAGAAAGAAAAACCCATTTTTAAATCCCATAAAAAAGAGAACTAATTGA
- a CDS encoding S1 RNA-binding domain-containing protein, producing MPVSVGAVVDGTVTGITNFGAFIQLPEGKSGLVHISEISHDYVEKVTDHLKKDQKVRVKVLSISNEGKISLSIRQAKPKTTKPIEVEWNKPDDKMKHMSFEDKISKFLKDSNEKQDQLKTRDGRRSSKPKKMSNMDV from the coding sequence ATGCCAGTATCTGTGGGAGCAGTAGTTGATGGTACTGTTACAGGAATAACAAATTTTGGTGCCTTTATTCAGCTACCGGAGGGTAAAAGTGGACTTGTTCATATTTCTGAAATATCACATGATTATGTAGAAAAGGTAACTGATCATCTAAAAAAGGATCAAAAAGTAAGAGTAAAAGTTCTATCAATTTCAAATGAAGGTAAGATAAGCCTTTCCATAAGGCAGGCAAAGCCTAAAACTACAAAGCCAATAGAAGTTGAATGGAATAAGCCTGATGACAAGATGAAACATATGTCTTTTGAAGACAAAATTAGCAAATTTTTAAAAGATAGTAATGAAAAACAAGATCAATTAAAAACTAGAGATGGTAGAAGAAGTTCAAAGCCAAAAAAAATGAGTAATATGGATGTATAA